The region AGTACATATTTTTCAAGTAAATCCGTATTCGGACAGCTGATTTCTTTAATAGATGATGAGATTATTAAATCGGCAGTAGTAAATACTAACTCTGATTATTATGTAAAGAAATTCAAATCCAAAGACCATCTAATAAGTATGCTTTTTTGTTGTTTTGCCAAATGTAATTCACTTCGTGAAGTATCTGGTGCAATGCTTGGCTTATCAGGGAAAACCAAAGGATTCCAATTAAATCATATCCCTAAACGTAGTACTTTATCAGATGCTAATAAAAATAGAGAAGTGAGGTTTTTCGAAGATGTCTATAATCAACTTCTTAGTAAATACACAAATAAGTTATCGGACAGCCGAATTAAAGATGTTATCAAAAAGCAAGTAAAGCTTGTTGATAGTAGCACCCTAAGCCTATTTAAGGATATATTAAGCTGTGTAGGTCGTAAATCCAAAGATGGAAAATCAAAAGGAGGTATAAAAGTTCACTCAGTGATTAATGCTGATGAAAAGGTTCCCAATATGGTGTGGTTTAGTTCAGCAGCAACACATGATCATAATTTTTTAAAGAAACTTAAATGTGATGATAATACCATTTATGTTTTTGACAAAGGGTACAATGATTACAAGGCATTTAAACATTTTTCAGAGTACCAAACTGGCTTTGTAACAAGGATAAAAGACAATGCAAATTATGATATAATAGAAGCTAATCAAATCCCTGAACACCAACATAGTGGTGTATTACAAGACCAAATCATTGAAGTTAGTATTAAAGAAAACAATATCTTAACCAAGCTTAAACTACGCAAAGTGAAATTTTATGATAGAGAAAATAAGAGAGTTTTTGAGTTTATTACTAACCTCTTTCAATTAAGAGCAGATATGATAGCTGCTTTATATAAACTTAGATGGCAAATAGAACTTGTCTTTAAACAGCTCAAACAGAATTTCCCTTTAAAGTATTTTTTAGGAGATAATGAGAATGCTATTAAAATACAGATATACTGTGTCTTAATAGTAAATTTACTTATATCTGTAGTTAAGAAAAAGCTTACACGAAGTTGGGCTTTTTCAAACTTGGTGAGTTTTTGTAAGATTCACCTGTTTAACTACATTAAACTATTACATTTCTTAGAAAACCCTGAACAAGATTGGATTATTGAAGATCAAGAGATAAAACAGCTCTCTTTGTTCTGACAGCCTATTTTTAGCCTTAGTAGGAAATAAAAAAAGTATAAAACTTATTATCAATACAATATGACTAAAAACTCTATTGATAATAAGTTTTATCGGACACTAATGTTTAATTATATAGAATTATTTTATAGGTACTGTATTGTTTTTGAGTTTTTTACAATATGTCCACCCTATTGTCCACCCCTGTTTTTATAGTATGATGTGTATAATAATTACTTTAGACATACAAAACCGTAACAGTAAGTATAATCACACCACATATTTTTTGAGTCAAGGATATTAGGTTATACTTATTAAAAAAGTAATAAAATGAAAACCTTATTGTATGCTGTTATTATGTATGTAATAACAAAAATAATTCTTGGGTATAGAATGTCTACATCATTATTACAATTTCAAAAATTAATTGATTCAAAGATTAATATTTTGAATAGAAAATACAAGAAATTGGAGGTAGATAATAGTAACTCATTTTTAGAAAGTGAAGTTTTTAAAGAGACTTCTGATAGAAGACAAGATAATGTGGTTAATCTTTCAAGATTTATGACACATAGAATTAGCTCTAATAAGAACTTAGTAACTAATAAAAGAACAGCTGTATCATCATTTTTAAACGATGTAGAAAAGGATTTTATGACAGTAGCTGCATTAGAGATATCAGATGAAAAGGAGTATATGTCTAAGCAAATGAAAAAAAAGATAGCTATTAGAATTAAAGATTTTGAAAATAATAAACTTTTTTTAGACAGAGATATGTGTTTGAATGCTTTATCTGCTAAAATGAAGGTAAATCATCGCTATCTTTCATATTATATTAAAAAATATAAGGAGAAAGACTTTTCTAGCTACATAGGTGAACTGAGAATAGGTTATATTGTTGAATGTTTAGAACACAATCCAGATTATTTAAAATTTAAGATTAATTATCTAGCAGAGCAGAGCGGTTTTGCTTCTCATAGTCGTTTTACCATTACTTTTAAGAAGGTTATGGGAATATCTCCTTCAATGTTTATCGATCAGATCAAGAAAAGACGGGCTATTATAGGTGAAATATGACTACAATATTTATTAAATATTATTTTGCTTTTGACTATGATCCAATATTTCTTTCTTTTATTACGGTATATTTAAAAATAAAAAAAAACCGTAAATAATTGATATTTACGGTTTTAGTAGCAATTTAATGCTCTATAAGTCGGGGTGGCAGGATTCGAACCTGCGACCTCCTGCTCCCAAAGCAGGCGCGATGACCGGGCTACGCTACACCCCGTTATACTTAATCTGTCATTGCGAGTGCAAATATAGGACAATATTCAGTATATACAAGTTTTTGGTGTGAAAAAACATTTGTTTTTTTTGCTATTTTGTATAAGTATTTGTTTTAATGTATGATAAGTGTTTTTTAAATATGTTAAAATCAATATTTATTATGCAAGTATAAGAATTGTGTAATGTGTAAAAAGGCTAAATACGACGCTTTAGATGATATAATAGCCTTAGATAAGTATACTATTTTGTAGGGGATAGATAATCTGTATTTAAGTATTGATATTTTAAATCAATTTTGTATCAACATATTGGTTTAAAAAAGTATTTTTGTTTAGAAACAAAATTAAACAAGCAAATATGTCAACTATAGAGAGAGTAAAGTGCCTAATTATCGGATCAGGACCTGCTGGATATACGGCAGCTATTTATGCTGCACGTGCTAATATGGCACCTGTAATGTACCAAGGAATGCAACCTGGAGGACAATTAACTACTACTAATGAAGTAGAGAACTTTCCAGGATATCCAGAAGGAGTAACGGGACCTGAAATGATGATGCAATTACAAGCGCAGGCTCAACGATTCGGTACTGATATTCGCGATGGATGGGTAACTAAGGCAGAATTAACAGGAGAAGTGAAAAAAGTATGGGTGAATGAAACTACAGAAGTACATGCAGATACTGTTATTATTTCGACAGGAGCTACTGCTAAGTATTTAGGACTGCCATCAGAACAACATTATTTATCTTTAGGAGGTGGAGTATCTGCATGTGCGGTATGTGATGGATTCTTTTATAGAAACCAAGAAGTGGTTATCGTTGGGGCAGGAGATTCGGCATGTGAGGAAGCACATTACTTATCTAAGCTATGTAAGAAAGTAACGATGTTAGTGCGTACAGATAAATTCCGTTCTTCTCGTATTATGGAAGAGCGTGTACGCAATACAGAAAATATAGATATTCTTCTAAATACATCTACAGATGAGGTATTAGGTGATGGTAATGTAGTGACAGGTATTCGAGTGAAAAATAATGTTACTGGAGAACTTTCAGAATTGCCAGCTACTGGGTTTTTTGTAGCCATTGGACATAAACCTAATACTGATATCTTTAAAGGAGAGTTAGAGATGGATGAAACAGGTTATTTATTAACACAAGGGAAAACAAGTAAAACCAATGTAGCAGGAGTATTTGCATGTGGGGATGTTCAGGATAAAGATTACAGACAAGCTATTACTGCTGCGGGGTCAGGATGTATAGCAGCATTAGATGCAGAGCGTTATTTAGCAGCTAAGTAATTTGTACTTAATATAATAGGAAAGGGGCTGTCTCATTGCAAAAAGAGACAGCTCTCTTTGTTCTGATATTTTAGATATTGTTTTTAGAGGATTTTCTTAAAATATGCAAACCTCAGAGGATTGAAAAAGGATATTAAAGAAAAAAGGAACTAAAAGAGCCTTTTTAGGCAGCTCTCTTTCTAATATTTTGTGCAATTGCCAATAATCCCCATTCTATTGCGACTTTTTCCTTACCACGAAGCATAAATCGGCGGAACCCATGGTTCTGTTTAATGTTTCCGAAAACTGTTTCTACATCGTGACACCTTTGTGTACGCTTGTCAACACCTTCTTTTGTAGTGAGTAATTTACTTGCTTTTTTTCGGTGTCGTTGTAATTCAAAGTTTATTTCTATAGTCCGATTGCCTTTTGCTTTATGGCATACACCATTTAAAGGACAACCTTGACAATTTTTAGCTTGATATTGCCTTAATGTTTGGATAAAGCCTGTAGTTGTAGCTTTTGTTGTATCTCCAATATAGTGCATTTCTTGTCCCATAGGACATACAAAATAATCACCTTTGTGTTGGTAAAATAATTTATCTGTTGCAAAAGGCTTTGTACTTTGCTTAGCATTCTTCCTGGTTTTTTTTTCTACTTGTTCTTGCTCAAAAGTATTATACTTCACAAAAGCTTTAATTTGTTGATCCTCTAAATAGGTGTAATTTTCTTGACTACCATACCCTGCGTCTGCTATAACAGACTTTGGATATTCGCCATAATTCTCTTTGAATTTTTCTAAGTGAGGTATTAATGTAGTTGTATCAGTTGGGTTTGAATGTATACTATAGGCAAGGATATATTGATTGTTGGTTGATATTTGAACATTGTAGCCTGCTTTTAGAAAACCACTATTCATATGATCTTCCTTCATACGCATAAAAGTAGCATCCTTATCTGTTTTAGAATAAGAATTGCGATCTTCTAGTATAGCTTCATGCTCTTGGTACTCTTGAATTTTTGTAGGGTACTCTTTGCTGATATACTTAAGTTTGTTCTTTACTTTCTGGTCAACATCTGGATTGTCTTTTAACGCTGCATTTAATGTGTCAATGGCTTGATTTATAGTCTCTGCATCTATTTTCTTAAAGTCTGGGGGTGGTGGAAGTTCACTTTCTTGTCTGGCAATAGAGTCTGCATAACCCCATATTTCTAGAATCTGCTGAACCATCTTTTCTTTATAATTTGAAATAGCTTTCTTCCAAACAAAGGTGAATTTATTAGCATTGGCCTCGATTTTAGTTCCATCAATATAAGCCTCTTCAATACTAATAAAACCTTCCGCTATGAATAACTCAACAATCTGAGTAAAGATTTGCTCTATATAATCCTTAAGTTTTGAAGAGCGAAAACGATTAATTGTATTGTGGTCTGGGTAGGACATACCACTTAACCACATATAATGAACATTCTCTAAACAGGCTTGCTCAAGCTTGCGACTACTGTACACATTGTTTAGGTAACCATAAATTAGAACCTTTAGTAACATCTTTGGATGATAACTGATACCACCACATTTAGAGTAGCTATCATATAAGCTTTCTAAGTCTAACTTATCTATTACTGTATTAATAATACGTACAGGATGTAACTTAGGGATAAAATCATCTAAGGAATGAGGAATTAAGCTCATTTGATTCTGAGCGTAGTATTTAAATCTAGGGGATTGTTTTGCCATAAACACATTGATTTATCAACTTAAAAATACTGATAATCAACTAAATAAACAAATAATAAGAGTGTAAATATACTAAATATGACTAAAAAAAGAGGCTGTCTTTATGAGACAGCCCCTTTTTTCGTTTTTAAATAGTTAATATTATATAGTGCTTGTAGGTATATTATTATATTTGCTTTTTATAAAAAATAGAAATGCTTTTACTTAAGAATATATCATTTAGTTACTTAGAAGAAAAAATAGTTATTAATAATCTTAGTTTAGAGATTGAGAAAGGAAAACATGTCGCTTTGTTAGGCGAAAGTGGGTGTGGAAAGAGTACTTTGTTAAAATTGATTTACGGTTTACAAGATTTAAATCAAGGAGAAATTTATTGGAACGCAAAACAAGTTTTAGGACCTGCTTTTCATTTGGTTCCAGGAATAGATGAGATGAGATATCTTGCACAAGATTTTGATTTAATGCCATTTACTTCTGTAAAAGAGAATATAGGGAAATACCTTTCTAATTTCTTTATGGAAGAAAAAGAACATAGAATAGCAGAATTACTAGCATTAGTTGATTTGACCGAATATGCTGATGTAAAAGTAAAACACTTGAGTGGTGGACAACAACAACGTGTTGCTATTGCTCGTGTACTGGCTTTAGAGCCCGAGATTCTATTGTTAGATGAACCATTTAGTCATATTGACTATTCAAGAAGAAGTCTGTTAAGACGCAATCTATTTGCTTATTTAAAAGAAAAAGGAATTACGTGTATAGTAGCTACCCATGATAGCATAGATGCTTTGAGTTTTGCTGATGAAACGATTGTGTTAAAGGGTGGTGAGTTAGTTGATATGGGAGAGACGAAGGATGTATATGAATTTCCATTGAATAAGTATGTTGCATCTTTATTTGGGGAAGTAAATGAATTATATATTTCTGACTTTACGACTTCTTTTGAAGAAGATGAATTATTGTTAATCTATCCTCACCAATTAATGCTCTCAAAACAAAAAGGTCAAATAGAGGTAGAGGTACTTGATTCTTATTTTAAAGGTGATGGTTATATGGTTAAGACTTTCTTTAATGAAGATAGAGTTGTATTCTTTGATCATCCATTTGATATAGCGAAAGGAAGTATTATTAAATTAGCACTGAAGAAATTTCAATAAACAATAAAAAAACGCCACCTAGTCTTTAAGTGGCGTTTTTTGTAGCGTATGTAAATGAAAAAAGCTCAGCATTTGCTGAGCTTTTAAAGTGTATTATTTTTTGTTCTTTACGTTTTTCTCTAAAAATTGATCCTGTTCCCATAATAGGTGGAAGATATTTTCTTTAGCTGCGTATCCGTGACTCTCTTTAGGAAGGATAACCATTCTTACTGGCGCTCCTAGTCCTTTTAAAGCTTGGAAATAGCGTTCTGTTTGTAAAGTAAATGTTCCAGGGTTATTATCAGCCTCTCCGTGTACTAATAGCATTGGAGTTTTCATTTTACCAGCATTCATAAATGGAGACATTGTATTATATACTTCAGGTACTTCCCAATAGTTTCTTTGTTCTGATTGGAATCCAAAAGGAGTTAATGTTCTATTGTAAGCTCCACTACGTGCGATACCAGCAGCAAATAGATCTGAGTGAGTCAATAAATTAGCAGTCATAAAAGCTCCATAAGAGTGTCCTCCTACAGCTACTTTCTTTCTGTCAATATAACCTAAGGCATCTACAGCATCAATAGCAGCCTTACCATTTGCGACTAATTGTTGGACATAGGTGTCATTAGGCTCTTCTGTACCTTCTCCAACGATAGGGAATGCAGCATCATCTAATACAGCATATCCTTTGGTTACCCAGTATATGAATGAACCATAAGACGGAAATGTAAATTCATTAGGGTTATGTGTTACTTGAGCAGCGCTATTTTTATCTTTATATTCTGCTGGGTAAGCCCATATTAATAAAGGTAATTTTTCTTTTTTAGCTTTGATGTCGTATCCTGCAGGTAAATATAAAGTACCTGATAATTCTAAACCATCCTCTCTTTTATATTTAATAACCTCTTTATGTACTCCATTTAAAGAAGAGAAAGGGTTTTTAAATGATGTGATGGCCTTTAAGTCATTCTTTTTATTGATATTTCTAAAATAGTAATTAGGGTATTCAGTAGCCGATTGTATAGATACTAATACTAATCCTTTTTTAAAATCTTCTATAGACTGAATAGTTTCTTTTTTATCAGTATAATTAGATTGATATAATCTTTTTGTTTTTAAAGATTTCAAATCAAATTCATCAATAAAAGGAAATTGTCCTTTAGCAGTAAATCCTTTTCCTATTAAGAATAGTTTATTATTCTCCTTAGCTAGAACATAACGATCGTATTCATTTCTTTTTAATTCAAATGTACCAGGATCGCTATAAACATCTTGTGAATTTCTGTCTTCTATTTTTACAGGAGCATCGTTAAATTTTGATGGGTCAATAATGAATGTTCTAGTATTTCTAGTATCGTACCATTGATCGTTTACTAAAGCTAGATTGTTATCCCCCCAAGTAATACCACCATAACGTTGAGATAATTTAACGATTGACGTAGGAGCATTACTAAAAGGAGCATCCCATGTAAACACTTCATCTCTATAAGCTACTTGTTTAGCAGGATCTCCACCATCAAGTGCTTCTACGAAATAGATACTAGCTGGTTTGTCAGCTCTCCATCCCATATTTCTTTTCCCTTCACGAGTAGCCATAAAACCTTTAGGCATGATTTCACTTAGTGGAATATCATTAACTTCTTTGATTAGATTACCAGCATTGTCATAAACCACAGTTTTCATCGGGAAGCGATTTAATGATACTAAGTACGAAAAAGGTTTTTCTAACGTAGTAACCATTAAGTACTCTCCATTAGGAGAAAAATTGTAGCCTACATATAAGTCTCCCTTTTTGAAAAGTGATTTTTTACCTTGTAAGTCTATTTTATAAATTTCAGAAGTAACTAGTGTTTCGAAGTTAGTTTCATCTGTTTTATTTTTTAATAAATCTTGATATGTTCTATTCTGAGATACAACACCTTCACTTACTGATACTATTGGTCCATTAGGTAGATTTTTAGAAGTGTCAATTAAGGCAGGTCTATTAGAAGGAATTTGGTTAATCAATAAAGATTGACTATCTCTAAACCAAGTAATTGGATTACCTAGATTGGCATTTAGGTTAGCATCTGTAAGCTTTGTTGCTTGTGCAGTCTTAACATCTAATATCCATAATTCTACACCATTAATAGCAGTGTTAGTAAAGGCAATTTTAGATTGGTCAGGAGACCAAGTGATATTTGTAATTCTTGGATTAGCAGGTAATCCTTTAACTTGTATTTCTTGAGTGTCGTTTATCTTGCGAACTTTAAGGTTTGTTGTGTAAGTTACAGTACTAGAAATATTAGTATTTACGTCTATACGTAAACCTGCAAGTTTCATTTCATTTACATTCAAATCCATCAATGTTTTATATGTACTTCTGTAAGTAAGCAACATATACTCCATTTTATTATCCATAGAAATAGAAGGAGCTCTCTCGAAGTCTGCTAATTCAAGGATTTCTTGGGAAGGCTTTTGATAAGCAACGTTCTCTTGTGCATACATAGATGTAATCAAAAAAAGTGATAATAGTGTAGTTCTGATGATCTTCATATTGGTTAGTTATTTATGTTAGGTCGGCTAATATAAACGAAATTCCTTATTATAGTATGTTACGGTGTGGTTTTTATATCAAAAATGTGTAAGTTTTTACTTATTAGTGTACTTTTGTATCTAATGAACCAATATTTTTTAGAATGTTTAGATCAAAGATTAGCGGATTAGGTTATTATGTCCCTGAGAATATCGTTACAAATGATGACTTAGCAAAGGTGATGGATACAAACAATGAATGGATTGTTGAGCGTACAGGTATTCAGGAGAGAAGACATACCGTTTTAGAAGAAGATACTACATCTGGTATGGGAGTTAAAGCTTCTAAAATAGCTATGGACAGAGCAGGAGTTGAAGCAAAAGATATTGACTTTGTAGTATTTGCTACTCTAAGTCCAGATTACTACTTTCCTGGACCGGGAGTAATGTTGCAAAAAGAATTGGGATTAAATACAGTAGCAGCATTAGATATTAGAGCTCAGTGTTCAGGATTTATTTATGCATTATCTGTTGCTGATCAATATATAAAAACAGGAATGTATAAAACGATACTAGTCGTTGGAGCAGAAGTACATTCTAAAGGGTTAGATATGTCAACTAGAGGTAGAGGTGTATCTGTAATATTTGGGGATGGAGCAGGAGCTGCGATATTAACTCGTTCTGAAAATGATGGACAAGGCTTGTTATCTACGCATATCCATTCACAAGGTGAGCATGCAGAAGAGCTTGCCTTAATAGCTCCAGGTATGGGGGGACGTTGGGTATCTGATATATTGAAAGACAATAATCCTGATGATGAGTCATATTATCCACATATGAATGGACAGTTTGTCTTTAAGAATGCAGTGGTTCGTTTTAGTGAAGTTATTAATGAAGGCCTTGAGGCAAATGGTCTTGATGTATCTAATATTAATATGTTAATACCACATCAAGCTAACTTGAGAATATCTCAATTTATTCAACAGAAGTTTAAGTTGACAGATGATCAAGTATTTAATAATATTCAGAAGTATGGAAATACTACTGCAGCGTCAGTACCTATTGCGTTGACTGAAGCTTGGGAAGCAGGTAAAATAAAAGAAGGAGATTTGGTTGTATTAGCAGCTTTTGGTAGTGGATTTACTTGGGGTAGCGTAATAATAAAATGGTAAATATCCGTATTTATATAAAGAAGAAAAGGATGTCATTTGACATCCTTTATCTTTTATTTCCATGTGTTTTCAGCAAGGTGTATTGGCATTCTCCAGATTACATTAGCTAAGCTAGGGTTGTCTATGAAAGGATTTCTATTTCCTTGAGAATATCTAAATTTTGGATTTTGTGGATTACCATGATAATCATTGCGCCTTCTTTCTATTTCAGAAACAGGATCTTCTGCATTCCATTTTAAGAATAAATCAATCATACTGTCAGTAAGAGGAGCTCTTGTGTTATTAGGTACACCTACTTTACTTGCATTTGTATAGCTATAAAATTTAGGGTCATTATTATTCTCATATCGAATATGCATATATAACATCATACGTGCCACATCTCCTACCCATTCATCTCCAGGGTACCAATTATAAGCTCCTAAAGAGCCTGCATTTCCTTTTCCATCTGCAAATTTTTTATTACCTCTTGTCGAATTCCAAGAACCATTAATAGATCGAAGATTATGAGCATCAGTTCCTGCTATTTCAGGTATTGTAGTTCCTATATAGCTGTGTTTTGTATTTGCTATTAAGGCTATTTGCTCAGTGTTTTTAATGACAGCTAATGATTTAGCAAATACATGCTCTCGCTCCCATCGTTTATGTCTATTCGCTTCTGTATCATACTGTAGATTTTTATCTATAGAGCGTTGATAAATAGTAGAGTTTTTACTGTCATTGTCAGGCCACCCATATATAAGTAATACATTGTTTGGGTTATCTGGATCTTCATCAGTATATCTTATTGCTTCCCAAATACCAGGAGTATAAGGTATTGCGTGATGTGTCCGAGTTACTAGTTGGGCAAGTTCTTTTTTTAGTTCCATTCCACTTTTAGACCAGTCTATATCTTTATAATAATCACTGTATTCACTAGGGATGTGAAATGTTTTAGGATTAGGTATAATAGAGTCATTTACGATAGGAGGAATAACTATAGGAGGCTTTGGATCTATTGGTCCGCCATTGTCACTTATAGAAGAATCATCTTTTGAGCACGCTATTGCAACTAAAGAAAGACATAGCGCTATACTTAGTCTTTTTATCATGGTAATTATGTTTATATCTGTTGACACAAAATTACAATATTAAGATGCATAATAAAAGGTTCAAGGGCAAATAAAAAAAGACCTAATCTCTCGATTAAGTCTTTTTTGCTTGTAGCGAAGACGGGAGTTGAACCCGTGACCTCAGGGTTATGAATCCTGCGCTCTAACCAACTGAGCTACCTCGCCATTATTTTAGTCTGCATTACTTCCGTATTGCGAGTGCAAATATAGTAGTATTTATGGGTTCTCCAAATAGATTTCTAAAGTTATTTGTCAAATAACGCAAGTGTTTTTTTTAAGTCATTTATAATGAAAAGTTTACTGCTTTATTTTTTTTAAAATTTTCAAAAAGAATTGTCTTAAGTGTTATGGTTATTGATATTATCCGAGAATCCGCATTAGCCAAATACTACAAAGCAATTCTACTTTATAGTTCTTTCATTAGCTCTATAACCATAGTATAGTATGCTTTTATCACTAATTCAGATCTGTTTTGTATAATTACTTTTCGTTTATTTGTCTATCGCTGATTCTGGGATTATTGCAATTTTTGATGCAAATTCAGGAAGTGGGAATTATTTGATATTAGATTTAATTCTATTGGTTATTCATTGGTTTTTATAGGATTACGGTAAATGGTTTGTCTAGTATGTAGAGGTTAAAAAAGATGATTGTTATTTTTTTGTGAAAACGGTGTAGTAATTTGTTTTGATATCTATCTTTGATACTATGGAACTATTGGATTATCTCTTTCACATTGACAAGTATTTGCATCTTTTTATAGAGCAATACGGAACGTGGTTATACGTTATTTTATTTCTTATCATTTTCGTAGAGACTGGGCTTGTTGTTATGCCCTTCTTACCTGGTGATTCACTCTTATTTGCAACGGG is a window of Myroides oncorhynchi DNA encoding:
- a CDS encoding IS4 family transposase, giving the protein MSKSTYFSSKSVFGQLISLIDDEIIKSAVVNTNSDYYVKKFKSKDHLISMLFCCFAKCNSLREVSGAMLGLSGKTKGFQLNHIPKRSTLSDANKNREVRFFEDVYNQLLSKYTNKLSDSRIKDVIKKQVKLVDSSTLSLFKDILSCVGRKSKDGKSKGGIKVHSVINADEKVPNMVWFSSAATHDHNFLKKLKCDDNTIYVFDKGYNDYKAFKHFSEYQTGFVTRIKDNANYDIIEANQIPEHQHSGVLQDQIIEVSIKENNILTKLKLRKVKFYDRENKRVFEFITNLFQLRADMIAALYKLRWQIELVFKQLKQNFPLKYFLGDNENAIKIQIYCVLIVNLLISVVKKKLTRSWAFSNLVSFCKIHLFNYIKLLHFLENPEQDWIIEDQEIKQLSLF
- a CDS encoding alpha/beta hydrolase family protein translates to MKIIRTTLLSLFLITSMYAQENVAYQKPSQEILELADFERAPSISMDNKMEYMLLTYRSTYKTLMDLNVNEMKLAGLRIDVNTNISSTVTYTTNLKVRKINDTQEIQVKGLPANPRITNITWSPDQSKIAFTNTAINGVELWILDVKTAQATKLTDANLNANLGNPITWFRDSQSLLINQIPSNRPALIDTSKNLPNGPIVSVSEGVVSQNRTYQDLLKNKTDETNFETLVTSEIYKIDLQGKKSLFKKGDLYVGYNFSPNGEYLMVTTLEKPFSYLVSLNRFPMKTVVYDNAGNLIKEVNDIPLSEIMPKGFMATREGKRNMGWRADKPASIYFVEALDGGDPAKQVAYRDEVFTWDAPFSNAPTSIVKLSQRYGGITWGDNNLALVNDQWYDTRNTRTFIIDPSKFNDAPVKIEDRNSQDVYSDPGTFELKRNEYDRYVLAKENNKLFLIGKGFTAKGQFPFIDEFDLKSLKTKRLYQSNYTDKKETIQSIEDFKKGLVLVSIQSATEYPNYYFRNINKKNDLKAITSFKNPFSSLNGVHKEVIKYKREDGLELSGTLYLPAGYDIKAKKEKLPLLIWAYPAEYKDKNSAAQVTHNPNEFTFPSYGSFIYWVTKGYAVLDDAAFPIVGEGTEEPNDTYVQQLVANGKAAIDAVDALGYIDRKKVAVGGHSYGAFMTANLLTHSDLFAAGIARSGAYNRTLTPFGFQSEQRNYWEVPEVYNTMSPFMNAGKMKTPMLLVHGEADNNPGTFTLQTERYFQALKGLGAPVRMVILPKESHGYAAKENIFHLLWEQDQFLEKNVKNKK
- the trxB gene encoding thioredoxin-disulfide reductase, giving the protein MSTIERVKCLIIGSGPAGYTAAIYAARANMAPVMYQGMQPGGQLTTTNEVENFPGYPEGVTGPEMMMQLQAQAQRFGTDIRDGWVTKAELTGEVKKVWVNETTEVHADTVIISTGATAKYLGLPSEQHYLSLGGGVSACAVCDGFFYRNQEVVIVGAGDSACEEAHYLSKLCKKVTMLVRTDKFRSSRIMEERVRNTENIDILLNTSTDEVLGDGNVVTGIRVKNNVTGELSELPATGFFVAIGHKPNTDIFKGELEMDETGYLLTQGKTSKTNVAGVFACGDVQDKDYRQAITAAGSGCIAALDAERYLAAK
- a CDS encoding 3-oxoacyl-ACP synthase III family protein → MFRSKISGLGYYVPENIVTNDDLAKVMDTNNEWIVERTGIQERRHTVLEEDTTSGMGVKASKIAMDRAGVEAKDIDFVVFATLSPDYYFPGPGVMLQKELGLNTVAALDIRAQCSGFIYALSVADQYIKTGMYKTILVVGAEVHSKGLDMSTRGRGVSVIFGDGAGAAILTRSENDGQGLLSTHIHSQGEHAEELALIAPGMGGRWVSDILKDNNPDDESYYPHMNGQFVFKNAVVRFSEVINEGLEANGLDVSNINMLIPHQANLRISQFIQQKFKLTDDQVFNNIQKYGNTTAASVPIALTEAWEAGKIKEGDLVVLAAFGSGFTWGSVIIKW
- a CDS encoding helix-turn-helix domain-containing protein; the encoded protein is MKTLLYAVIMYVITKIILGYRMSTSLLQFQKLIDSKINILNRKYKKLEVDNSNSFLESEVFKETSDRRQDNVVNLSRFMTHRISSNKNLVTNKRTAVSSFLNDVEKDFMTVAALEISDEKEYMSKQMKKKIAIRIKDFENNKLFLDRDMCLNALSAKMKVNHRYLSYYIKKYKEKDFSSYIGELRIGYIVECLEHNPDYLKFKINYLAEQSGFASHSRFTITFKKVMGISPSMFIDQIKKRRAIIGEI
- a CDS encoding endonuclease I family protein, giving the protein MIKRLSIALCLSLVAIACSKDDSSISDNGGPIDPKPPIVIPPIVNDSIIPNPKTFHIPSEYSDYYKDIDWSKSGMELKKELAQLVTRTHHAIPYTPGIWEAIRYTDEDPDNPNNVLLIYGWPDNDSKNSTIYQRSIDKNLQYDTEANRHKRWEREHVFAKSLAVIKNTEQIALIANTKHSYIGTTIPEIAGTDAHNLRSINGSWNSTRGNKKFADGKGNAGSLGAYNWYPGDEWVGDVARMMLYMHIRYENNNDPKFYSYTNASKVGVPNNTRAPLTDSMIDLFLKWNAEDPVSEIERRRNDYHGNPQNPKFRYSQGNRNPFIDNPSLANVIWRMPIHLAENTWK
- a CDS encoding IS1182 family transposase, translating into MAKQSPRFKYYAQNQMSLIPHSLDDFIPKLHPVRIINTVIDKLDLESLYDSYSKCGGISYHPKMLLKVLIYGYLNNVYSSRKLEQACLENVHYMWLSGMSYPDHNTINRFRSSKLKDYIEQIFTQIVELFIAEGFISIEEAYIDGTKIEANANKFTFVWKKAISNYKEKMVQQILEIWGYADSIARQESELPPPPDFKKIDAETINQAIDTLNAALKDNPDVDQKVKNKLKYISKEYPTKIQEYQEHEAILEDRNSYSKTDKDATFMRMKEDHMNSGFLKAGYNVQISTNNQYILAYSIHSNPTDTTTLIPHLEKFKENYGEYPKSVIADAGYGSQENYTYLEDQQIKAFVKYNTFEQEQVEKKTRKNAKQSTKPFATDKLFYQHKGDYFVCPMGQEMHYIGDTTKATTTGFIQTLRQYQAKNCQGCPLNGVCHKAKGNRTIEINFELQRHRKKASKLLTTKEGVDKRTQRCHDVETVFGNIKQNHGFRRFMLRGKEKVAIEWGLLAIAQNIRKRAA
- a CDS encoding ABC transporter ATP-binding protein, with the protein product MLLLKNISFSYLEEKIVINNLSLEIEKGKHVALLGESGCGKSTLLKLIYGLQDLNQGEIYWNAKQVLGPAFHLVPGIDEMRYLAQDFDLMPFTSVKENIGKYLSNFFMEEKEHRIAELLALVDLTEYADVKVKHLSGGQQQRVAIARVLALEPEILLLDEPFSHIDYSRRSLLRRNLFAYLKEKGITCIVATHDSIDALSFADETIVLKGGELVDMGETKDVYEFPLNKYVASLFGEVNELYISDFTTSFEEDELLLIYPHQLMLSKQKGQIEVEVLDSYFKGDGYMVKTFFNEDRVVFFDHPFDIAKGSIIKLALKKFQ